A stretch of Henckelia pumila isolate YLH828 chromosome 4, ASM3356847v2, whole genome shotgun sequence DNA encodes these proteins:
- the LOC140860721 gene encoding myb-related protein 315-like, with protein MGRQPCCDKIGLKRGPWTVEEDHKLMSFIMNNGIQCWRMIPKLAGLLRCGKSCRLRWINYLRPDLKRGVLSEMEENQIIELHARLGNRWSKIASHFPGRTDNEIKNHWNTRIKKRLKLLGLDPTTHQPIQQKSREESDKTDNIDSNSRDANEQQEITISHVLLKDINPSATLQVQTSCCNEANVSTSVESETTTHHDLIDNYHEMLMLTSNLDMDLWMTNQEMDSISTGYCPSFSLQDSVNCYPNSSAGESATSVQENSALFQYVETADSMVSWDFGFD; from the exons ATGGGAAGACAACCTTGTTGCGACAAAATCGGTCTAAAGAGAGGTCCGTGGACCGTAGAAGAAGATCATAAACTTATGAGTTTTATTATGAATAATGGCATTCAATGCTGGAGAATGATTCCCAAGCTTGCAG GTTTGTTGAGGTGTGGCAAAAGCTGCAGATTGAGATGGATTAATTATCTACGGCCTGACCTTAAACGAGGGGTTCTATCAGAAATGGAGGAGAATCAAATTATAGAGCTTCATGCTCGCCTCGGAAACAG GTGGTCTAAAATTGCATCACATTTCCCAGGGCGAACCGATAACGAAATCAAGAATCACTGGAACACCAGGATCAAGAAACGGCTGAAGCTCCTCGGACTAGACCCCACCACACACCAGCCCATCCAGCAAAAAAGTCGCGAAGAGAGTGACAAAACAGACAACATCGACTCAAATTCGCGCGACGCAAACGAACAACAAGAGATCACAATCTCTCATGTACTACTGAAAGATATTAATCCATCGGCAACACTACAAGTCCAAACAAGCTGCTGCAATGAGGCCAATGTCAGCACCAGCGTCGAAAGCGAAACGACGACACATCATGATCTCATCGACAACTACCATGAGATGCTGATGCTCACGAGTAATCTGGACATGGATTTGTGGATGACAAATCAAGAAATGGACAGCATCTCGACCGGTTACTGCCCTTCGTTTTCTTTACAAGATTCAGTGAACTGTTACCCGAATTCGTCGGCTGGCGAATCGGCCACTTCAGTTCAAGAAAACAGTGCTCTATTCCAGTATGTTGAGACTGCAGATTCAATGGTTTCTTGGGATTTTGGATTCGATTAA